One window from the genome of Cricetulus griseus strain 17A/GY chromosome 2, alternate assembly CriGri-PICRH-1.0, whole genome shotgun sequence encodes:
- the Icos gene encoding inducible T-cell costimulator — translation MKSYFWCVFALCFQIGVSTGSGKFPLNNTKGTEKPSTDLIFCSRHKVWCSQTNVLAQNRPRARQKPMQPHLFAREINDSAKHKMFSFYNGGIQISCVYPETTRQLKMQLFKGEEVLCELTKTNGNVGSSKNPRSCPYQLSNDSVSFFLNNLDSSQSSYYFCSLLIFEPPPFRERTFPAEYLHIYESQRYCQLKPWLPIGCAAFVVVYIFGCMFIFWFTKKKYGSSVHDSNSEYMIMAAVNTAKKSRLAGIDSLRGLWREEYSLC, via the exons GCTCCGGGAAATTTCCTCTGAACAATACTAAAGGAACTGAGAAGCCGTCCACTGATCTTATCTTCTGCAGCAGACACAAAGTGTGGTGCTCACAGACAAACGTCCTTGCACAGAACCGTCCCCGTGCCCGCCAGAAGCCAATGCAGCCGCACCTGTTTGCAA GAGAAATCAATGACTCAGCCAAGCataagatgttttcattttacaatgGAGGTATACAGATTTCTTGTGTGTATCCTGAGACCACCCGACAGCTCAAAATGCAGTTGTTCAAAGGGGAAGAAGTCCTCTGTGAGCTCACCAAGACCAATGGAAATGTTGGGTCCAGCAAGAATCCCAGGTCCTGTCCATATCAGTTGTCCAACGACAGTGTCTCTTTTTTCCTAAACAACCTGGACAGTTCTCAGAGCAGCTATTATTTCTGTAGCCTGTTGATTTTTGAACCACCTCCATTTCGAGAAAGGACTTTTCCTGcagaatatttgcatatttacG AATCACAGCGTTACTGCCAGCTGAAGCCCTGGCTGCCCATAGGATGCGCAGCTTTTGTTGTGGTGTACATTTTTGGATGCATGTTTATCTTCTGGTTTACAAAAAAG AAGTATGGATCCAGTGTGCATGACTCCAATAGTGAATACATGATCATGGCAGCAGTCAACACAGCCAAAAAATCTAGACTCGCAGGTATAGACTCCCTCAGGGGCTTGTGGAGGGAGGAATACTCTTTATGTTAA